The DNA segment TGTCGCAAGGAAGCAGGTCCCCTACAGTCAGTTCAATCCAAAATATACCTTCGAGAACTTCGTGGTGGGCACAAGCAACCAGTTTGCCAATGCCGCCTGTCTGGCCGTATCGACGAACCCGGGCAAGACATACAATCCTCTTTTCATATACGGTGGGGTAGGACTCGGCAAGACACATCTTCTCAACGCCGTCGGTAACTTCCTTGTCAAGCACGGGACGACCAATCCCGACCGCATATGCTATATCACCGCGGAGACCTTCACCAATGAACTCATCAATTCCATACGGTATGAGAAGATGGATGATTTCCGGAACAGGTTCAGGAAGATGGACATTATTCTCATCGATGATATTCAGTTCATTGCCGGGAAGGAGAGGACACAGGCGGAATTCTTTCACACCTTTAACACGCTGTACGACAACATGAAGCAGATCGTCGTTACAAGCGACAAATTCCCCAGGGATATCGAGAATTTCGAGGAGCGTCTCAAATCGCGCTTTGAGTGGGGCCTCGTCGCGGATATACAAACACCGGACATAGAAACAAAGGTCGCCATTCTCAACAAGAAGGCCGAGGCTGAAAAGATCAATCTGCCCCTCGACGTTGCCTTCTTCATAGCAAACAATTCCGAGGATTCGATCCGGTCCCTGGAGGGCACCCTCATCCGTGTCGGCGCGTATGCATCACTCAACAACACACCTATCACCACGGACCTCGTCAAACAGATCATGAGCCATATCATCAGGGACAAGAACAAGGAGATCACCATTGATATGATCCTCAAGGAGGTATGTTCGCACTTTTCCGTCACCATCGGTGATATACGGTCAAGCAAGCGGATCAAATCCATTATGGTTCCGCGTCAGGTGGCAATGTACCTCTCGAGGAAGATGACCGATTCTTCCCTCGTCAGCATCGGGGAGAAACTGGGTGGAAAGGACCACGCCACCGTGCTCCACTCCATAAAGAAGATAGATGGTGAATTAAATGTTAAAAAGGAGTTGAAAAGCAGTGTTGAAAAGATCGTTCAGAGATTGAAGTCAACATGATTCAACAGTTACCATAGTTTTTTGCACAGCGTCCATTTTCATTTAATCCTGTGAAGTCAGTTGGTTGCACGTTTTTCAACATTTTAACATCACTTATCTGTTATGAGGAGTTAATCTATGAAAATAATACTAGATAAGAACACCATCCTGCAGCCAATATCGAAGATCGTCTCAATAACGGAAAAAAGGTCACTTATGCCTATCCTTTCAAATATCCTCATCGATTTTGGGAAAGAGAGGACAACCGTATATTCTACGGATCTGGAAGTGAGTGCCATCACACATATAGATTTTGTAACTGACATGGAAAGGAAGATCGTTGTCCATGGGAGGAAGTTCCTGGAGATACTCAAAGAGTTGGACCATGGTGAGATAGAATTTGTTTTCGAGGACAATGTGATGACGATCCGGCAGAAGATGACGGAGATATCCCTGAGCCTTCAGGATCCTGAGGAGTTTCCCGAAACAAAGGAGATATCGGCAGGAGAAGAATTCACGATTCCGGGCAGTATCCTGCTGGAGATGATAGACAAAGTGGAATTCGCGGTTTCCATCGACGAGACACGCTACATATTGACCGGTATGTTCATGAAAGGCCAGGAGGGCAAGGTCGTCGTTGTGGGCACTGACGGTTTCCGGATGGCACTCTATCAGAGGGATGTCGACGGATTGAAATCATTTCAGGGGATGACGATCCCGAGAAGGTCGGTATCCGAGGTGGAGAGGATGATCGGGGAGGATGAGGACGTGCGTATCGTGATAGATGAGAAGCACGTCCAGTTCAGCACCGAAAAGATGAGAATAATCTCGCGGATCATCGAGGGGAATTTCCCGGATTATGAGAACGTTCTTCCCTCAGGCAACACGAACATCGCCGAGGTGGAGAGGGAAGCGCTCTTTAAGGGTCTCAAGAGGGTGTCTTCCATCATAGGGAGATCGGAGCCGGTGAAGATGACGTTCTCCGGGAATATGATGACGATAGAGGCTGAGTCCGACATCGGCAGGGCCCGCGAGGTCGTTGACGTGGTATACGATGGTGAAGAAACTACAATGAACTTCAACGTGAAGTTCCTGACAGATGTCGTAACCCATCTGACAGGGGATGCCGTGACGATAGCGGCGCCGAAGGCGTATGGCGCAGTCCTCTTCAGGTCCGGGGATGTGGAGGGTTACAAGAACATAGTCATGCCTATAAGGATATGAAAAATGGGTGAATACGGAGCGGAAAGCATCAAGATACTTGGCGGCCTCGACGCCGTCAGGAAAGTTCCCTCGATGTATATCGGGAATACGAACATCGATGGGTTGCACCACCTTATCTACGAACTGGTTGACAACAGCGTGGACGAAGCGCTGGAGGGATACTGTAACAGGATCGCGGTGACCATACACCGTGACAACAGCGTTACCGTGGAGGACAATGGTAGGGGCATACCCGTGGCGATGCATGCAGAGGAGAACATGTCAGCCCTTGAGGTCGTCCTCACGAAGCTGCATGCCGGCGGCAAGTTCGATAAGGATACGTACCGATATTCCGCCGGGCTTCACGGGGTAGGCCTTTCCGTGGTCAACGCCCTCTCGGAGTTTCTGGAGGTGGAGGTAAAGCGGGCCGGGCAGGTCTACTTCCAGCGGTACGAGCAGGGTAACAGGATGACGGACCTCACCGTCATAGGCGATACGGAGAGCACGGGCACGAAGGTCAAGTTCAAAGCCGACGGGACCATATTCGAGACGACAGAGTACAGCTATGACACCCTCGCCCACCGTATGCGAGAGATATCCTTCCTCAACAACGGTATCCATATCATACTTGCAGACGAGAGAAAGGCCAGGAAACAGGAGTTCAGGCACGAAGGCGGCATCCGTTCCTTTGTGAAGTACCTGAATGCCAGCAAGGCGGTCCTTTTCGACGAACCCATATATGTTTCTAACTCGCGGGAATCGCTCGACCTTCTGGAGGTCGCCCTCCAGTACAACGACGGGTACAACGAGAACATCCAGAGCTTTGTGAACAACGTCAACACGAAGGAAGGCGGCACGCATGTCGCCGGCTTCCGCAGCGCCCTGACGCGGTGCATCAACGGCTTCATCCAGAGCAATATGCAGGGTAAGATCAAGGAGAACCTCACCGGCGATGATATCAAGGAAGGTCTGGTGGCCGTCGTGAACATCAAGGTGCAGAGCCCGCAGTTCGAAGGGCAGACGAAGACGAAGCTGGGCAACAGCGAGATAAAGGGCATCGTCGAGTCCCTCCTGAACGAGAAGATAGGCGAATACCTTGAACTCAATCCCCAGATCGCGAGGACGATAGTGGGGAAGGCCATCGAGGCGCGTCGCGCAAGAGAAGCTGCAAAAAAGGCGAAGGAGCTCGTTAAGAGCAAGAGCCTCATCGAGAACGGGGTGCTCCCGGGAAAACTCGCGGACTGCCAGGAAAGCGACCCTGTGCAGTGCGAGCTCTTCATCGTCGAGGGCGATTCCGCAGGTGGTTCGGCAAAACAGGGCCGGAACAGGAAGACCCAGGCCATACTCCCCTTAAGGGGCAAGATATTGAACGTCGAGAAATCACGGCAGGAAAAGGTCCTTACGAACCAGGAGATCCGTTCCATCTACCTCGCCGTTGGCATAGGGGCAGAGGGCAAGGGGCGGCTTCGGTACCACAAGGTGATCATCATGACCGATGCGGACGTCGATGGATCCCACATCCGGACGCTTCTGCTCACCTTCTTCTATCGCCAGATGCCGGACCTCATCACGGAAGGGCATCTGTTCATCGCGCAGCCGCCACTGTACAAGATAAAGGCCGGCAACAGGGAATCCTACGCGAAGGACGAAGAGGAATTCGAGCGTGCCATCACCTTACGAGGAATGGAAAAGACCAGTTGCGCCGTCAACGGTGACATTCAAGCGGGCCCGGAGCTTGCCGCGAGGGTGGAGAAGATAAAGACGGTGGAAAGTTTCCTGCGCAATTCCCTCGCCGATGGCATCGACAGGGAGATATCCCTTGGACTCATGCGTTTCGACATAGCGAAAAGAGAAGATTTCCAGAAGGATGAGAAGCTCGGCAAGTTGCTCGAGAGCCTGAGAGGCATGGGCTACAGGTGCACGATGGTCTGGGATCGGGAGCACAACCTCTTCTGCATCGAGGCGGAGGCGAAGGCCGGCAAGGGCGGAACCGTCCGCGTCGAGTACGAGCTGTGCGCCGTGAGCGACTACACCGACGCCTACAAGGCGTACGCCGAGGTGAGGAACTTCTACGAGGAAGGCGTCCGCGTCACAGAGGGCAGCAAGCCGCCCGTATCCTTCAGCCCCGACGAGTTCCTCAGGCACATACTCGACAAGGGAAAAGAAGGCGTGAACATCCAGAGGTACAAAGGTCTCGGCGAGATGAACGCCGAACAGCTTTGGGAGACCACCATGGACCCGGAGAAG comes from the Syntrophorhabdus sp. genome and includes:
- the dnaA gene encoding chromosomal replication initiator protein DnaA is translated as MSDILSEIKPKIASIVSEDSFKTWIEPLSFIDLTNHNCRIGVPNAFFRDWVSENFEPIIVTLLKDVTNEDVKIEYVLRKDEKADDKKRSVARKQVPYSQFNPKYTFENFVVGTSNQFANAACLAVSTNPGKTYNPLFIYGGVGLGKTHLLNAVGNFLVKHGTTNPDRICYITAETFTNELINSIRYEKMDDFRNRFRKMDIILIDDIQFIAGKERTQAEFFHTFNTLYDNMKQIVVTSDKFPRDIENFEERLKSRFEWGLVADIQTPDIETKVAILNKKAEAEKINLPLDVAFFIANNSEDSIRSLEGTLIRVGAYASLNNTPITTDLVKQIMSHIIRDKNKEITIDMILKEVCSHFSVTIGDIRSSKRIKSIMVPRQVAMYLSRKMTDSSLVSIGEKLGGKDHATVLHSIKKIDGELNVKKELKSSVEKIVQRLKST
- the gyrB gene encoding DNA topoisomerase (ATP-hydrolyzing) subunit B — its product is MGEYGAESIKILGGLDAVRKVPSMYIGNTNIDGLHHLIYELVDNSVDEALEGYCNRIAVTIHRDNSVTVEDNGRGIPVAMHAEENMSALEVVLTKLHAGGKFDKDTYRYSAGLHGVGLSVVNALSEFLEVEVKRAGQVYFQRYEQGNRMTDLTVIGDTESTGTKVKFKADGTIFETTEYSYDTLAHRMREISFLNNGIHIILADERKARKQEFRHEGGIRSFVKYLNASKAVLFDEPIYVSNSRESLDLLEVALQYNDGYNENIQSFVNNVNTKEGGTHVAGFRSALTRCINGFIQSNMQGKIKENLTGDDIKEGLVAVVNIKVQSPQFEGQTKTKLGNSEIKGIVESLLNEKIGEYLELNPQIARTIVGKAIEARRAREAAKKAKELVKSKSLIENGVLPGKLADCQESDPVQCELFIVEGDSAGGSAKQGRNRKTQAILPLRGKILNVEKSRQEKVLTNQEIRSIYLAVGIGAEGKGRLRYHKVIIMTDADVDGSHIRTLLLTFFYRQMPDLITEGHLFIAQPPLYKIKAGNRESYAKDEEEFERAITLRGMEKTSCAVNGDIQAGPELAARVEKIKTVESFLRNSLADGIDREISLGLMRFDIAKREDFQKDEKLGKLLESLRGMGYRCTMVWDREHNLFCIEAEAKAGKGGTVRVEYELCAVSDYTDAYKAYAEVRNFYEEGVRVTEGSKPPVSFSPDEFLRHILDKGKEGVNIQRYKGLGEMNAEQLWETTMDPEKRKVVKVTIEDAVAADQVFTVLMGNNIETRRTFIEENALSVRNLDI
- the dnaN gene encoding DNA polymerase III subunit beta, whose protein sequence is MKIILDKNTILQPISKIVSITEKRSLMPILSNILIDFGKERTTVYSTDLEVSAITHIDFVTDMERKIVVHGRKFLEILKELDHGEIEFVFEDNVMTIRQKMTEISLSLQDPEEFPETKEISAGEEFTIPGSILLEMIDKVEFAVSIDETRYILTGMFMKGQEGKVVVVGTDGFRMALYQRDVDGLKSFQGMTIPRRSVSEVERMIGEDEDVRIVIDEKHVQFSTEKMRIISRIIEGNFPDYENVLPSGNTNIAEVEREALFKGLKRVSSIIGRSEPVKMTFSGNMMTIEAESDIGRAREVVDVVYDGEETTMNFNVKFLTDVVTHLTGDAVTIAAPKAYGAVLFRSGDVEGYKNIVMPIRI